Proteins from a genomic interval of Candidatus Binataceae bacterium:
- a CDS encoding nitronate monooxygenase family protein, which yields MAGWPDRRVLELFDIEIPIILAPMAGPGTPELAIAVSEAGGLGSLPCAQLSVDGVRSALQTIRRATSRPINVNFFCHTPPTPDPVRAMAWRARLAPYYVELGLDPEAPVPGPTRKPFDGELCKIVEEVRPEVVSFHFGLPERSLLDRVKATGVRVIASATTVTEARWLEERGCDAIIAMGLEAGGHRGNFLTDDITRQVGTFALVPQIADAVKVPVIAAGAVADARGIVAAFALGASAVQIGTTYLFCPEAKMPPLHREALITAADDDTQVTNVFTGRPARGIINRVMREVGPMSHDTPAFPLASSALAPLRAKSEPAGSADFVNLWSGQAACLARHDVPARELTLDLAKGALAKLSLLSG from the coding sequence ATGGCTGGATGGCCTGATCGCCGCGTTCTCGAGCTGTTCGATATCGAGATTCCTATCATCCTCGCGCCGATGGCTGGCCCGGGAACCCCCGAGCTCGCGATTGCCGTTAGCGAGGCGGGCGGTCTGGGCTCGCTGCCTTGCGCGCAGCTCAGCGTCGATGGCGTTCGTTCCGCATTGCAGACGATTCGGCGTGCGACCTCGCGTCCTATCAACGTCAATTTCTTCTGCCACACTCCGCCTACGCCCGATCCTGTGCGCGCGATGGCTTGGCGCGCGCGGCTCGCGCCCTACTACGTCGAGCTCGGCCTCGATCCCGAGGCGCCTGTGCCGGGACCAACACGCAAGCCGTTCGACGGTGAGCTTTGCAAGATCGTCGAAGAGGTAAGGCCCGAGGTCGTGAGCTTTCACTTCGGCCTGCCGGAGCGAAGCCTCCTCGATCGCGTGAAGGCCACGGGTGTACGTGTGATCGCGTCGGCAACCACGGTCACAGAGGCGCGATGGCTCGAGGAGCGCGGATGCGACGCGATTATCGCGATGGGCCTCGAGGCGGGCGGCCATCGCGGCAATTTCCTCACCGACGACATCACGCGGCAGGTCGGAACCTTCGCGTTGGTGCCGCAGATCGCTGACGCCGTGAAGGTCCCGGTCATCGCGGCAGGCGCAGTTGCTGATGCGCGCGGGATCGTGGCCGCATTCGCACTCGGCGCATCGGCGGTGCAGATCGGGACCACGTACCTTTTTTGTCCGGAAGCCAAGATGCCTCCGCTTCATCGCGAGGCGCTTATCACCGCGGCTGACGACGATACACAGGTGACCAACGTCTTCACCGGGCGCCCCGCACGGGGAATCATCAACCGCGTGATGCGCGAAGTCGGTCCGATGTCGCATGACACGCCGGCATTCCCGCTCGCCAGCAGCGCGCTCGCACCACTCAGGGCAAAATCCGAACCGGCAGGCTCAGCAGATTTCGTGAATCTATGGTCCGGCCAGGCTGCCTGCCTCGCACGGCACGACGTTCCCGCCCGCGAGCTGACGCTCGACCTGGCTAAGGGAGCCCTCGCAAAATTATCTTTACTCTCAGGCTAG
- a CDS encoding right-handed parallel beta-helix repeat-containing protein, whose product MNSQTMAGTNSTLPRAKGLMLSLLLMMASAFSCVTASAATLTVGLCQPGGYSTIQSAVNAAAAGDTVNVCPGVYPESVLITKNLTLAGINAKDQLGVPTITYGGKGDKPVCQPEAEAQGACPQVFVVGATAKIIGLHIDDSAFPKSTCDATPVAIFFLNAAGTVSSDTLVNQNTICDELQNGLGVLAAYTIDTGSYSLDIANNTINNFGFGAIYLDGYDLSGDGLEAVKLTGSISGNMITPVQSSTDVISLFVTSAEIVSSNKITGVGTQDDSLAIYINHSDKPSLIGNTISNIGAGVDLEDVGPGTLATNSLSNIGESGVILVCSHNNALIANTIADTPNVGAVGVFFVDCNSLPPVGSDDNLLIGNKFNGFCSGILTGSSLNVGNIYAGNSFANITPGTDIMAGDNCP is encoded by the coding sequence ATGAACTCACAAACCATGGCAGGAACTAACAGCACCCTGCCACGTGCCAAAGGATTGATGCTTTCGCTGCTCCTGATGATGGCCTCGGCCTTCAGTTGTGTCACAGCGTCGGCGGCCACCTTGACCGTCGGCCTCTGCCAGCCGGGTGGTTATTCCACGATTCAGTCCGCGGTGAACGCTGCCGCGGCGGGCGACACCGTCAATGTTTGCCCTGGCGTCTATCCGGAATCCGTACTCATCACCAAGAACCTGACGCTCGCGGGAATAAACGCAAAGGACCAACTGGGTGTCCCAACGATCACGTACGGGGGAAAAGGCGACAAGCCGGTATGCCAGCCCGAGGCTGAGGCTCAAGGTGCGTGTCCTCAGGTCTTTGTGGTTGGCGCGACGGCAAAAATCATCGGTCTGCACATCGACGACTCCGCGTTTCCTAAATCCACCTGCGATGCGACGCCTGTGGCAATTTTTTTCCTCAACGCAGCCGGCACCGTTTCTTCCGATACTCTCGTGAACCAGAACACGATTTGCGATGAACTGCAGAATGGTCTTGGTGTTCTGGCAGCTTATACGATCGATACCGGGAGTTACTCGCTCGATATCGCGAACAATACGATCAACAACTTCGGCTTCGGCGCTATTTATCTGGATGGTTACGATCTTTCCGGGGACGGCCTCGAAGCTGTAAAGCTGACCGGATCGATTTCGGGCAATATGATCACTCCGGTCCAGAGTTCGACTGACGTCATTAGTCTCTTCGTTACCAGTGCGGAGATAGTCAGCAGCAACAAGATCACTGGAGTCGGCACCCAGGACGATAGCCTTGCAATATACATTAATCACAGTGACAAACCGTCGCTTATTGGCAACACCATCAGCAATATTGGTGCGGGAGTCGATCTCGAGGATGTCGGTCCGGGTACTCTAGCCACGAACTCATTGTCGAACATCGGAGAATCGGGCGTTATTTTAGTTTGCAGCCACAATAACGCGCTGATTGCCAACACCATCGCCGATACGCCGAATGTCGGAGCCGTCGGAGTCTTTTTCGTCGATTGTAACTCGTTGCCACCGGTAGGCTCTGACGACAACCTGCTTATCGGCAACAAGTTCAACGGGTTTTGCAGCGGAATACTCACTGGCAGTTCCCTGAATGTCGGGAACATATATGCCGGTAACTCGTTCGCGAACATCACGCCGGGAACTGACATCATGGCGGGCGACAACTGCCCCTGA
- a CDS encoding amidohydrolase family protein, translated as MAEYDIQIKGGTVVDGTRVPRYQSDVWIKDGRIAQIGGRAPGFAKKVIDANGLVVAPGFVDLHTHYDAQIRWDPWCTISGWHGVTSVVLGNCGFGFAPVKPDFRDRSMLTMTRTEAIPYDSMKEGMTWDWETIPQYLDSLDRSPKGVNCIQYMPTASLMTYVMGLDAAKTREATEAERAEMRRLLSEGMDAGLCGFSIQRLGKHSAQADFDGSPMVTDTMCDEDILNLARVLHERDEGFIEITQATGHIKDDLAFVETLAATANRPILFQAITASTRNADIHRKSLNWLHKARAKGLPIFGQAGTVRSGFAFTLEHWNLYDMAPAWRDMTTGTKEEKIAKMQDPVIREAVKSERSMAALDKNAPGIGGRLVKLIVQWVENKPELEKYVGKSLGQIGQEEGRHPVDVMVDLALATDLKAEFLQAEPQFNGEFNAEIINSSMYTFPGVSDGGAHTKFFTGGAFTTDFLRWMVRDEGRVTLEEAHYRLSALPAHAAGFRDRGVLREGAAADVVVYDLKNLGIEPDWIGEVVHDLPGGEWRRVQRAKGYRSIIVNGEETFAEDKCTGATPGKLLRHGHA; from the coding sequence ATGGCCGAGTATGACATTCAAATCAAAGGCGGCACCGTCGTCGATGGAACACGCGTGCCACGTTATCAAAGCGACGTCTGGATCAAAGACGGCAGAATCGCGCAAATCGGCGGCCGCGCTCCTGGCTTCGCCAAGAAAGTTATCGACGCCAACGGCCTCGTCGTAGCGCCGGGCTTCGTCGATCTGCATACGCATTACGACGCGCAGATCAGGTGGGATCCCTGGTGCACGATTTCCGGATGGCACGGCGTGACCTCCGTCGTGCTCGGCAACTGCGGCTTCGGCTTCGCTCCGGTGAAGCCCGACTTCCGCGATCGCTCGATGCTCACGATGACGCGCACCGAGGCGATTCCCTACGACTCGATGAAGGAAGGGATGACGTGGGATTGGGAAACGATCCCGCAGTATCTCGATTCGCTCGATCGCTCGCCCAAGGGCGTCAACTGTATCCAGTACATGCCGACTGCGTCGCTGATGACTTACGTGATGGGCCTCGACGCCGCCAAAACGCGCGAGGCGACGGAGGCCGAGCGCGCCGAGATGCGCCGCCTGCTCAGCGAAGGCATGGACGCGGGCCTCTGCGGATTTTCGATCCAGCGCCTGGGCAAGCATTCCGCGCAGGCCGACTTCGACGGCTCGCCGATGGTCACCGACACGATGTGCGACGAGGACATCCTGAATCTCGCGCGCGTCCTGCATGAACGCGACGAGGGCTTTATCGAGATCACGCAGGCTACGGGACATATCAAAGACGACCTCGCATTCGTCGAGACGCTCGCCGCCACGGCGAACCGTCCGATCCTGTTCCAGGCGATCACGGCGAGCACCCGCAACGCCGATATCCATCGCAAGAGCCTCAACTGGCTGCATAAGGCGCGCGCCAAGGGTCTGCCGATCTTCGGCCAGGCTGGCACGGTGCGCAGTGGCTTCGCGTTCACGCTCGAGCATTGGAACCTCTACGACATGGCGCCGGCGTGGCGTGACATGACGACGGGGACCAAGGAAGAGAAGATCGCGAAGATGCAGGATCCGGTGATCCGCGAGGCGGTGAAGAGCGAGCGCTCGATGGCGGCGCTCGACAAGAACGCGCCCGGCATCGGCGGGCGCCTCGTGAAGCTGATCGTGCAATGGGTCGAGAACAAGCCTGAGCTCGAGAAGTACGTCGGCAAGTCGCTCGGCCAGATTGGCCAGGAAGAGGGACGGCATCCGGTCGACGTGATGGTCGATCTCGCGCTCGCGACCGATCTCAAGGCCGAGTTTCTGCAGGCCGAGCCGCAATTCAACGGCGAGTTCAACGCCGAGATCATCAACAGCTCGATGTACACCTTCCCCGGCGTATCCGACGGCGGTGCGCATACGAAGTTCTTCACCGGCGGCGCGTTCACCACGGACTTCCTGCGCTGGATGGTTCGCGATGAAGGGCGCGTCACGCTCGAAGAGGCGCACTATCGGTTGTCTGCCCTCCCTGCTCATGCGGCGGGCTTCCGCGATCGCGGTGTGCTGCGCGAAGGCGCGGCGGCCGACGTCGTCGTGTACGATCTGAAGAACCTCGGCATCGAGCCCGACTGGATCGGCGAAGTGGTCCATGATTTGCCGGGCGGCGAATGGCGCCGCGTGCAGCGTGCCAAGGGCTACCGCTCGATCATCGTCAACGGCGAAGAGACTTTCGCCGAGGACAAGTGCACTGGCGCGACCCCCGGCAAGCTGCTGCGCCACGGCCACGCCTGA